A genomic stretch from Colwellia sp. Arc7-635 includes:
- a CDS encoding OmpA family protein — translation MKVFNISLLAALISAPLAAENIDKTWELGVFGDYIKSSTGKETLTEWDQMEAGKSIGIDLQKVINDYWNVRLEIAKTRYDVGNGTDKDYGTRAGIDAIYKLEDSDLYMFAGVKRFNNVRSYNAVNIGAGYDYQVSDRLSLYSEAAIYRDLDYGFTDQGVKLGLKYAFGDVKQAPVVAKPKAVAAVKPVMKDSDNDGVSDAIDRCANTPSTVKVDSTGCTLYSEHEAEIKLNIAFANNSSIVKPALVDDIQRLADFMKEYTTTSVEIEGHSSTTGAADYNLMLSKKRADAVRSILINKFNIDESRLTSKGYGQSQLLSQENTVAAHKLNRRVVAKIATMTKEVVTKG, via the coding sequence ATGAAAGTATTTAACATCTCTCTATTAGCAGCTCTCATCAGTGCACCACTAGCTGCAGAAAACATCGATAAAACATGGGAACTTGGCGTATTCGGCGACTATATAAAGTCAAGTACGGGTAAAGAAACACTAACGGAATGGGATCAAATGGAAGCCGGTAAGTCTATCGGTATTGATTTACAAAAAGTAATTAATGATTACTGGAATGTTCGTCTTGAAATTGCAAAAACACGTTATGACGTAGGCAATGGTACAGACAAAGATTACGGCACTCGTGCTGGTATCGATGCTATTTACAAATTAGAAGATAGCGACTTATACATGTTCGCTGGTGTAAAACGTTTTAACAATGTTAGAAGCTACAATGCTGTAAACATTGGTGCGGGTTACGACTATCAAGTAAGCGATCGTTTGTCTCTTTATAGTGAAGCCGCTATTTACCGAGATCTTGATTATGGTTTTACTGATCAAGGTGTAAAATTAGGCCTTAAGTATGCTTTTGGTGACGTTAAACAAGCACCAGTAGTAGCTAAGCCTAAAGCAGTTGCAGCAGTAAAACCTGTAATGAAAGACAGCGATAACGATGGTGTTAGTGATGCTATCGACCGTTGTGCAAATACACCTTCAACAGTGAAAGTAGACTCTACTGGTTGTACATTATATTCAGAGCATGAAGCTGAAATTAAACTTAATATCGCTTTCGCTAATAACAGCTCTATCGTTAAGCCGGCATTAGTAGACGATATTCAACGTTTAGCTGATTTCATGAAAGAGTACACTACGACTTCTGTTGAAATTGAAGGCCATAGTTCAACTACGGGTGCTGCTGACTATAACTTAATGCTTTCTAAAAAGCGTGCTGATGCGGTAAGAAGCATTCTTATCAATAAATTCAACATTGATGAGTCTCGTTTAACAAGTAAAGGTTACGGCCAGTCTCAATTGTTATCACAAGAGAATACGGTTGCTGCTCACAAGTTAAACCGTCGTGTTGTTGCTAAAATCGCAACAATGACAAAAGAAGTTGTTACTAAAGGTTAG
- a CDS encoding TonB-dependent receptor, giving the protein MKYTLIALSIHFIFQSQVVSAQESTESDVEVIKVSGQRIINHGFSPKNTAINGPFGDDLGLADIARSMTPITSEMMEQLNITDLQDILAVTPSSYAASGFGAPSLPTLRGQLGELFQDGMRRQAGNNGFGVPLSFNSVDQLDVIKGAPPVLFGSSQRNGGFVNLQSKRASTDKSLAKVKLTAGRWDQYSAQLDIGAPIVEGESGFRISAEHVDNGSFYDYSSFKSDSFYAAFRLLPDSQSTWDINFELYQVEFTDNAGINRPTQALIDSGLYITGQGVQPNGSTVPGAGAVVSPTGQVKIARSTVLTDPDNENEAKTFLLHSIYTREITDQIRLKNTTYYQHLTRDEIAQNSFVEIIDGADTAQNRLELSYDWNSEQQTILAFDVRYNKVRGYSQFTTEADDPIDLTGSLANRRIPLTAEQQSRLVELRPGLFVSPGGQYDINNDNAGDYSLSDTTDSTSWQTGFAIQQDSEWSDRLRTNFGYRIDFYDVEARDPIAPTGQIAARDSINEILHSGQASINYKLNTDLTVYAATSYNEATSNSMAGGTSLGADNLISEQNFATENTLNEVGIKYIPNDSAWYIDGSVFNQRRSLRNRDGSNTGIKTKGVELQVFYDAAPYWFNIGYSYLDARYDNSSSSQNSGQIADAFDNSRPDIIQGTSVGAPNFTAFAPSKRRVQGVPEQTLSVNGGIYLTESWQAGFAALYTSSYPLDFLATVNIRDQYTLGINTSYRINEQTKLRFDIANVTNQKNWRPVFEGGYFGSTLVFPELPVHAKLTLTHSF; this is encoded by the coding sequence ATGAAGTACACTTTAATAGCACTTAGCATTCACTTTATTTTTCAATCTCAAGTCGTAAGTGCTCAAGAAAGCACAGAATCTGATGTTGAAGTTATTAAAGTATCAGGTCAACGTATTATCAATCATGGTTTTTCTCCTAAAAACACTGCGATCAATGGGCCATTTGGCGATGATTTAGGCTTAGCCGATATCGCACGTTCAATGACACCGATCACTAGCGAAATGATGGAGCAGTTAAACATAACTGACTTACAAGACATTTTAGCCGTTACGCCAAGTAGTTATGCAGCAAGCGGTTTTGGCGCGCCAAGCTTACCTACTTTGCGTGGTCAATTAGGCGAACTTTTTCAAGACGGTATGCGCCGTCAAGCCGGTAATAACGGTTTTGGTGTACCACTATCATTTAACTCAGTAGATCAACTTGACGTAATCAAAGGTGCACCACCGGTATTGTTTGGTAGTAGCCAACGCAATGGTGGCTTTGTAAATTTACAATCTAAACGCGCATCAACTGACAAAAGCTTAGCGAAAGTAAAACTTACTGCTGGTCGTTGGGATCAATACAGTGCACAACTTGATATTGGTGCTCCGATTGTTGAAGGTGAAAGTGGCTTTAGAATTAGCGCTGAACATGTTGATAATGGCAGCTTTTATGATTATTCAAGTTTTAAAAGTGATAGCTTTTATGCGGCCTTTCGTTTATTGCCTGACAGCCAAAGCACATGGGATATCAACTTTGAATTATACCAAGTTGAATTTACCGACAATGCCGGTATTAATAGACCGACACAAGCATTAATTGATAGCGGCTTATATATAACAGGTCAAGGTGTGCAGCCTAACGGTAGCACCGTACCCGGTGCTGGTGCAGTAGTATCACCAACAGGACAAGTAAAAATTGCTCGCAGTACGGTACTAACCGATCCTGATAATGAAAACGAAGCGAAGACGTTCTTACTGCACAGTATATATACCCGTGAAATAACTGACCAAATACGTTTAAAAAATACCACCTATTATCAACATTTAACCCGTGATGAAATTGCGCAAAATAGTTTTGTGGAAATTATAGACGGTGCTGATACCGCGCAAAACCGCCTTGAACTAAGTTATGATTGGAATAGCGAACAACAAACTATTTTAGCTTTTGACGTGCGCTACAATAAAGTACGCGGTTATAGCCAATTCACCACTGAAGCTGATGATCCTATTGATTTAACCGGTTCACTTGCAAACCGTCGCATTCCACTGACTGCTGAACAGCAATCTAGACTAGTAGAACTTCGTCCTGGCTTATTTGTATCACCGGGTGGTCAGTATGATATTAATAATGACAACGCCGGCGATTATTCGTTATCAGATACCACTGACTCAACTAGCTGGCAAACCGGTTTTGCCATTCAACAAGATAGCGAATGGAGCGACCGCCTACGGACAAATTTTGGTTACCGTATTGATTTTTATGATGTTGAAGCCCGCGACCCTATTGCTCCTACCGGACAAATAGCGGCACGAGATAGCATTAATGAGATATTGCATTCTGGCCAAGCGAGCATTAATTACAAGCTAAATACTGACTTAACCGTTTATGCAGCAACAAGTTACAACGAAGCAACTTCAAATAGTATGGCTGGTGGTACTTCACTTGGCGCTGATAACTTAATTAGTGAGCAAAACTTTGCCACTGAAAACACACTAAATGAGGTTGGTATTAAATATATTCCAAATGATAGTGCTTGGTATATTGATGGTTCAGTGTTCAATCAACGCCGTAGTTTACGTAATCGCGATGGCAGCAACACAGGTATAAAAACCAAAGGTGTTGAACTGCAAGTGTTTTATGACGCTGCACCTTATTGGTTTAACATAGGGTATAGCTACCTTGATGCTCGTTACGATAACTCTTCGAGCAGCCAAAACTCCGGCCAAATTGCTGATGCGTTTGATAACTCTCGCCCTGATATTATTCAAGGTACTAGCGTAGGCGCACCAAACTTCACGGCTTTTGCTCCTTCTAAACGACGAGTACAAGGCGTTCCGGAGCAAACGTTAAGTGTTAACGGCGGTATTTATCTTACTGAATCATGGCAAGCTGGTTTTGCCGCTTTATATACTTCAAGTTATCCACTCGATTTTTTAGCAACGGTCAATATACGTGATCAATACACACTAGGCATTAATACGAGTTACCGTATTAATGAACAGACTAAATTACGTTTCGATATTGCTAATGTCACTAACCAGAAAAATTGGCGCCCGGTATTTGAAGGCGGATATTTCGGCTCTACCTTAGTTTTTCCTGAACTACCTGTTCATGCCAAACTTACTTTAACACACAGTTTCTAA
- a CDS encoding YdbH domain-containing protein, which produces MIFPKKSLIALTTIIITIIFLYLARIAIVKSVIKEELSLYETKITCLDFYLTKDFDLAITHLCLQTPQANINIDNIAITLQLASERKVKRIDVAAVNIDGTAELSTKFDSQQQESNSQTLTEQLQLYATQLAQVSLPLDINVKEIRYSPYFNELQQVADNKNSRGNSNGGDNGSHEAKKTTQVNKSILPTASVYSGHFLAEGNIIEFSLEDQKQTKLFSASFSTDKALAHEQFSLELNGQLKSLHTFIFAHQLPLPASITNALIALETDGDFHSVLNYQAGQLTLNSKMSNLVLTSSSGIEQSGPFQLNGNVDIYSQLNLNKNMSNQAFSAPKSSVNAKEEENSDINKSMMTKSNPLKITFKANNTLQLQFSHPHIMALISEQALSAELVTILKDNPVTRLALHPEGELIYNLNSKQLSLSHIEVKAKNAQQTHQLKLDNIALSLSEYLEQPTNSDAADNTTIEMAIDKNTPLLAQLDFTLDSPLKLSVINNFTDKPIVINLQGSISHHQAQTTIELNENSSFTSNNIALSSKQKKSSKKLLSIKTLKTQVQGKVKIQNYIAAQSQNQGQSQNAVDSTNNMDSNANISINAKQQSTQQQSINLDLKIDNQAENLRAANIIDIKTLALKTTIMGDLNDIEVNTFATADTFPLGRLTIKGAVDKPSIELSAQALSLTDLLSLNIKLPTEIALIDGALSYSVKGQVTDLANVQNTPLALSVAISSLSGDVDGIWIQELNFTQNFTYVAGKLTTQGDRKESDDENTTAEKSKANLTVALIDTPTPISKLSISTAWSYQKDFKISATKLSGDILGGSFSVPKVLWPLDHGHSVNVQLTHIDLEQVLALDKKQGIVVTGSISGQLPIGFDGEKYTMEQGELHNVGDGLIQVMNNPAVEELKANNSQLKLAFDALQNLHYHQLSSDVSMADDGYMLLETVIKGRNPDIDNDVNLNLNLSYDLLGLLESMSITERFEKSIIKGLQKH; this is translated from the coding sequence ATGATATTTCCAAAAAAAAGCTTGATAGCACTTACCACAATTATCATCACAATCATTTTTCTTTATCTTGCCCGCATCGCTATTGTAAAAAGCGTTATTAAAGAAGAATTATCACTGTATGAAACTAAAATTACCTGCTTAGACTTCTATCTCACCAAAGATTTTGATTTAGCGATCACGCATTTATGTCTGCAAACACCACAAGCAAATATCAACATTGATAACATCGCAATAACCTTGCAACTTGCGAGCGAGCGAAAGGTTAAACGTATTGATGTTGCTGCTGTAAATATTGACGGTACAGCAGAACTATCGACTAAATTCGACAGTCAACAACAAGAAAGTAATAGCCAAACACTGACAGAGCAACTGCAGTTATATGCAACTCAGTTAGCGCAAGTGAGTTTACCTCTCGATATTAATGTCAAAGAAATACGTTATTCACCTTATTTTAACGAGTTACAACAAGTAGCTGATAATAAAAATAGCAGGGGCAATAGTAATGGTGGTGATAATGGCAGTCATGAAGCTAAGAAAACAACGCAAGTAAATAAGTCTATTTTACCAACAGCAAGTGTCTATTCAGGCCATTTCTTAGCCGAAGGTAACATCATAGAATTTTCATTAGAAGATCAGAAGCAAACCAAGTTATTTTCTGCTAGTTTTTCAACTGACAAAGCGCTTGCGCATGAACAGTTTTCCCTAGAATTAAACGGACAATTAAAGTCATTACATACTTTTATTTTCGCACATCAGCTACCTTTACCTGCCTCAATAACAAACGCTTTAATTGCTTTAGAAACTGATGGCGACTTTCATAGCGTACTTAACTATCAAGCAGGTCAATTGACACTAAATAGTAAAATGAGCAACCTCGTACTAACGTCTTCTAGCGGTATTGAGCAAAGTGGTCCTTTTCAATTAAATGGTAATGTTGATATTTATAGCCAGCTTAACTTGAATAAAAACATGTCGAACCAGGCCTTTTCAGCCCCAAAAAGCTCAGTGAATGCAAAGGAAGAGGAAAATTCTGACATAAACAAATCAATGATGACAAAAAGTAATCCGCTTAAAATCACCTTTAAAGCAAACAATACATTGCAACTACAATTTAGTCATCCGCACATTATGGCGCTTATCAGTGAGCAAGCGCTATCTGCTGAACTTGTTACGATATTGAAAGATAACCCCGTCACACGATTAGCACTTCACCCTGAAGGAGAGCTGATTTATAACTTAAATAGCAAGCAGTTATCACTGTCACATATTGAAGTGAAGGCTAAAAACGCTCAACAAACTCATCAACTCAAGCTAGATAATATTGCCCTTAGCCTCAGTGAATACCTAGAGCAACCGACAAATTCTGATGCCGCAGACAATACAACGATTGAAATGGCTATTGATAAAAACACGCCACTGCTTGCTCAATTAGATTTCACCCTTGATAGTCCATTAAAGCTCTCAGTAATTAATAATTTCACTGATAAACCGATAGTAATTAATCTGCAAGGCTCAATCAGTCATCATCAAGCACAAACAACAATAGAACTTAATGAAAACTCATCTTTTACGAGTAACAATATAGCACTCAGCAGTAAGCAAAAAAAATCTAGCAAAAAATTACTGTCGATCAAAACATTAAAAACTCAGGTGCAAGGTAAGGTAAAAATTCAAAACTATATCGCCGCGCAAAGTCAGAACCAGGGGCAAAGTCAGAACGCTGTTGATAGCACTAATAACATGGATAGCAACGCTAATATATCGATAAACGCCAAGCAACAGTCAACTCAACAGCAAAGTATTAATCTAGATTTGAAAATAGACAACCAAGCGGAAAACCTGCGTGCTGCAAATATTATTGACATAAAAACACTAGCCCTAAAGACAACTATCATGGGTGATTTGAACGATATTGAAGTAAATACGTTCGCTACAGCTGATACCTTTCCTTTGGGTCGATTAACCATCAAAGGCGCAGTAGATAAACCCAGTATTGAGCTAAGCGCGCAGGCGTTGTCGTTGACAGATTTACTGTCACTAAATATCAAGTTACCAACAGAAATTGCACTTATTGATGGCGCGCTAAGTTATAGCGTCAAAGGTCAAGTAACCGACCTAGCGAATGTGCAAAATACACCGTTAGCGCTATCCGTAGCAATAAGTTCTCTCAGTGGTGACGTTGATGGCATTTGGATACAAGAACTTAATTTTACGCAAAACTTTACTTATGTAGCGGGAAAATTAACCACACAAGGAGATCGTAAAGAGAGCGACGACGAAAACACTACAGCTGAAAAATCGAAAGCTAATTTGACCGTGGCACTCATTGATACCCCTACACCAATATCTAAATTATCAATCAGCACGGCCTGGAGCTATCAAAAAGATTTTAAAATTTCAGCAACAAAACTTAGTGGCGATATTTTAGGTGGTAGTTTTTCTGTCCCGAAAGTTTTATGGCCACTAGACCACGGACATTCAGTTAACGTTCAGCTTACTCATATAGACTTAGAGCAAGTGTTAGCATTAGACAAAAAACAAGGTATTGTGGTTACAGGCAGTATATCAGGACAATTACCTATTGGTTTTGATGGCGAAAAATATACTATGGAGCAAGGCGAGTTGCATAATGTTGGCGATGGACTTATTCAAGTAATGAATAATCCTGCGGTTGAAGAACTTAAAGCCAATAACTCACAATTAAAGTTAGCGTTTGATGCACTGCAGAACTTACACTATCATCAACTGTCATCTGATGTATCTATGGCAGATGACGGTTATATGTTACTAGAAACGGTGATTAAAGGCCGTAACCCTGACATCGACAACGATGTGAATCTGAATTTGAACTTAAGCTATGACTTATTAGGCTTGCTAGAATCAATGTCAATTACCGAACGATTTGAAAAAAGTATTATCAAAGGTTTACAAAAACATTAA
- a CDS encoding YdbL family protein, giving the protein MAFSAWAISLDDAKQQGLIGEMPNGYLGLVVNNAEAKSLVASVNEKRKNIYLNLARKNKITMQQVTALAGQKALAKTQAGHYIQNAAGQWVKK; this is encoded by the coding sequence ATGGCATTTTCTGCATGGGCAATTTCACTTGATGATGCAAAACAACAGGGTTTGATTGGCGAAATGCCTAACGGTTATTTGGGCTTAGTGGTCAATAATGCTGAAGCGAAAAGTTTAGTCGCAAGTGTTAATGAAAAACGTAAAAACATTTACCTTAACTTAGCGCGTAAAAATAAAATCACTATGCAACAAGTGACCGCCTTAGCAGGACAAAAAGCCTTAGCTAAAACCCAAGCAGGTCATTACATCCAAAACGCTGCCGGACAATGGGTAAAAAAATAA
- a CDS encoding bifunctional TVP38/TMEM64 family protein/FAD-dependent oxidoreductase yields MFKKILLLVIAITLVALFFHYDLNQLLTLEGLKGSMDQFGQWREQSPLLVVGGFFALYVLVAALSLPGAAILTLAAGALFGLVEGFVVVSFASSLGALLAFLVSRYLLRDSIKSKFPERLKAIDEGVQKEGAFYLFTLRLVPVFPFFLVNLLMGVTGIKAWTFYWVSQIGMLAGTVVYVNAGTQLAEINSLSGILSPKLILSFVLLGLLPLIGKAIVNKIKQRKVYKKWQKPKSFDRNLLVIGAGAGGLVTSYIAAAVKAKVTLIEAGEMGGDCLNYGCVPSKAIIKSAKIVDQITHGEHYGLENATPQFSFKKVMARVHQVIADIAPHDSVERYTDLGVEVIKGYGKLINPWTVEIKLNDGTMQTLTARSIVIATGARPFVPPLPGIETSGYVTSDTLWTEFAKLDTAPKKLVVLGGGPIGSELAQSFARLGSQVIQIEMAERIMIREDLEVSEFASQSLQKSGVNILTSHQALRCEQRDGKKFIIVKNLKHEQGSDQEEEIAIEYDQLLCAVGRSARLKGYGLEELGIETNRTIQTNEYLETLYPNIFAAGDIVGPYQFTHVAAHQGWYAAVNALFGTFKKFKVDYRVIPWATFIDPEVARVGINEQEAIEQGIDYEITRFDFEELDRAITDSAANGFIKVITPKGKDKILGVTIVSEHAGDLIAEFVLAMKHGLGLNKILGTIHSYPTWAEGNKYAAGEWKRNHAPETVLSWLEKFHTWRRG; encoded by the coding sequence ATGTTTAAGAAAATATTATTATTAGTTATTGCCATCACGCTTGTGGCTTTGTTTTTTCATTATGATCTTAACCAATTACTGACATTAGAGGGATTGAAAGGCTCAATGGATCAGTTTGGCCAGTGGCGCGAACAATCACCTTTATTAGTTGTTGGTGGCTTTTTTGCTCTTTACGTTTTAGTCGCGGCACTATCATTACCTGGCGCCGCTATTTTAACTTTAGCTGCAGGCGCTTTATTTGGCTTAGTGGAAGGTTTTGTAGTGGTATCTTTCGCTTCAAGCCTTGGCGCGCTATTAGCCTTTTTGGTATCTCGTTACTTACTACGCGATAGCATCAAAAGCAAATTCCCTGAGCGCTTAAAAGCCATTGATGAAGGCGTGCAAAAAGAAGGTGCTTTCTATCTATTTACTTTACGTTTAGTGCCTGTTTTTCCGTTCTTTTTAGTTAACTTACTGATGGGCGTTACTGGCATAAAAGCTTGGACTTTTTACTGGGTTAGTCAAATAGGTATGCTTGCTGGTACGGTTGTATATGTTAACGCGGGTACACAGTTGGCTGAAATAAACAGCTTATCGGGCATATTGTCACCTAAACTCATTTTATCTTTTGTGTTACTTGGACTATTACCGCTTATTGGTAAAGCGATTGTTAACAAAATTAAACAACGTAAAGTTTATAAAAAATGGCAAAAACCAAAAAGCTTTGACCGTAACTTATTGGTGATTGGTGCTGGTGCTGGTGGTTTGGTAACAAGCTATATCGCTGCCGCTGTAAAAGCAAAAGTAACACTAATTGAAGCCGGCGAAATGGGCGGAGACTGTTTAAATTATGGTTGTGTACCAAGTAAGGCAATCATTAAAAGTGCAAAAATAGTCGACCAAATTACCCATGGCGAACACTATGGTTTAGAGAACGCTACGCCACAGTTTTCTTTTAAGAAAGTGATGGCACGTGTACATCAAGTGATTGCCGATATTGCGCCACACGACAGTGTTGAACGTTACACAGACTTAGGTGTAGAAGTGATCAAAGGCTACGGAAAATTAATTAATCCGTGGACTGTAGAGATTAAGCTTAATGATGGCACCATGCAAACATTAACCGCTCGCAGTATTGTTATTGCAACCGGTGCTCGTCCATTTGTGCCACCATTACCAGGTATTGAAACTAGTGGTTATGTGACTAGTGACACTTTATGGACAGAATTTGCCAAACTTGATACTGCACCGAAAAAACTAGTGGTATTAGGCGGCGGTCCTATTGGTAGTGAACTTGCGCAAAGTTTCGCTCGTTTGGGATCACAAGTAATACAAATTGAAATGGCTGAGCGCATCATGATCAGAGAAGACCTTGAAGTCTCTGAATTTGCTAGCCAATCATTACAAAAAAGTGGCGTGAATATTTTAACTTCGCACCAAGCTTTACGTTGTGAACAACGTGACGGTAAAAAATTCATCATTGTGAAAAACCTTAAGCACGAACAAGGTTCAGATCAAGAAGAAGAAATTGCCATTGAATACGACCAGTTACTATGTGCTGTTGGCCGCTCTGCTCGCTTGAAAGGTTACGGTCTTGAAGAGCTAGGAATAGAAACTAACCGTACTATTCAAACCAATGAGTATTTAGAAACCTTATACCCGAACATCTTTGCCGCAGGTGACATTGTTGGTCCTTACCAATTTACCCATGTTGCCGCTCATCAAGGTTGGTACGCTGCAGTTAATGCTTTATTTGGCACCTTTAAGAAGTTTAAGGTCGATTACCGTGTTATTCCATGGGCAACCTTTATTGACCCAGAAGTTGCACGTGTAGGCATTAACGAACAAGAAGCCATTGAACAAGGTATCGATTATGAAATTACCCGTTTTGACTTTGAAGAGTTGGACCGAGCAATTACCGATAGTGCTGCCAATGGTTTTATTAAAGTAATCACACCTAAAGGTAAAGATAAAATACTCGGCGTTACTATTGTCTCTGAACATGCCGGTGATTTAATTGCTGAATTCGTATTAGCCATGAAGCATGGTTTAGGCTTAAATAAAATTTTAGGCACGATTCACAGCTACCCAACGTGGGCTGAAGGCAATAAATACGCTGCAGGTGAATGGAAGCGTAATCATGCACCAGAAACCGTTTTAAGCTGGTTAGAGAAGTTCCACACGTGGAGAAGAGGTTAA
- the sigX gene encoding RNA polymerase sigma factor SigX, translating into MNSFNERQLVALVQESLPYDTRFFQQLITPYLPQLKGYCVKVLSNQSDAEDAVQETIIKALTNLKGFKWLVSFKVWLFKIAHHECINKIRDRRWDIMQYDDDYLDSLEAKLPDENDIAVLIFTMLDSLSFVDRNIMLLRYRTGLDFQDIADINEMKLSAVKMRHKRVLEFLTCQMDAEQ; encoded by the coding sequence TTGAATTCGTTTAACGAACGCCAGCTCGTTGCATTAGTGCAAGAGAGCTTACCTTATGATACGCGCTTCTTTCAGCAGCTGATCACCCCTTACTTGCCTCAATTGAAAGGTTATTGTGTAAAGGTGCTCAGTAATCAGTCAGATGCTGAAGATGCAGTGCAAGAAACTATTATTAAAGCCCTAACAAATTTGAAAGGCTTTAAATGGTTAGTGTCGTTTAAAGTGTGGCTGTTCAAAATTGCTCATCATGAATGTATCAACAAAATTAGAGACCGTCGTTGGGATATAATGCAATACGACGATGATTATCTCGATAGCCTTGAAGCTAAATTACCAGATGAAAACGATATTGCAGTGTTAATTTTTACTATGCTTGATAGCTTATCTTTTGTTGATCGTAACATTATGTTGTTGCGCTATCGAACAGGGCTCGATTTTCAGGATATTGCTGATATTAATGAAATGAAACTTTCTGCGGTTAAAATGAGGCATAAAAGGGTACTTGAATTTCTCACTTGCCAAATGGACGCAGAACAATAG
- a CDS encoding YnbE family lipoprotein has translation MSKILTAVLAIFIISGCTHKIEVSAKEPITINLNLKIDHEIKIKVDKQLDDIFSEDSDVF, from the coding sequence ATGAGCAAAATACTAACCGCAGTGTTAGCTATTTTTATAATAAGTGGCTGTACACATAAAATTGAAGTTAGCGCTAAAGAACCAATCACCATTAATTTGAATTTAAAAATTGATCATGAGATCAAAATAAAAGTCGATAAACAACTTGATGACATTTTTAGTGAAGATAGCGACGTATTTTAA
- a CDS encoding mechanosensitive ion channel domain-containing protein: protein METENITEKTYTGLMTVWNKVITFMPDLIVAILFLLVGWVISSLIKRFLNKTLIKIGFNTFLDKLGFDTLLNKMDVKVQGSQIVASIISIFILLVFLLAALDIVGLNMLSGLIDTLVLFLPKLLAALAVLMCGFFVAQIVFNGVKIASKNTGVDYGRSVAEVCRGIIIVITVSLSITQLDIDVSLLNNILSVIIASVGLAAAISLGIGTKSMAQEVVAGVYLREMYQIGDNISVQEVKGTLVSIGSVASKVMAEEEAIVTVPNTFLLANKVTKQ, encoded by the coding sequence ATGGAAACCGAAAATATCACTGAAAAAACTTATACCGGATTGATGACTGTTTGGAATAAGGTCATTACATTTATGCCCGACTTGATTGTTGCGATATTATTTTTACTTGTTGGCTGGGTTATCTCATCACTCATCAAGCGTTTTCTCAACAAAACCTTAATTAAAATTGGTTTCAACACCTTTTTAGACAAGCTTGGTTTTGATACTTTATTGAATAAAATGGACGTCAAAGTTCAAGGTAGCCAGATAGTTGCCAGCATCATTTCTATTTTTATCTTATTAGTGTTCTTGTTAGCAGCGTTGGATATTGTTGGCCTAAATATGCTATCAGGTTTAATAGATACCTTAGTACTGTTTTTACCTAAATTACTTGCTGCGTTAGCGGTGTTGATGTGTGGTTTTTTTGTGGCGCAAATTGTTTTCAATGGTGTGAAAATAGCGTCGAAAAATACTGGTGTTGATTACGGACGTTCAGTTGCTGAAGTTTGTCGAGGCATCATTATTGTTATTACGGTTTCTTTATCGATAACTCAATTAGATATAGATGTATCGCTACTTAATAATATCCTTTCAGTGATTATTGCTAGTGTTGGTCTTGCGGCTGCAATTTCATTAGGTATAGGTACTAAATCGATGGCACAAGAAGTTGTTGCCGGTGTTTATCTTCGCGAAATGTACCAAATTGGCGACAATATTTCAGTACAAGAAGTTAAAGGAACATTAGTTTCTATCGGTAGTGTAGCAAGTAAAGTGATGGCCGAAGAAGAAGCAATCGTGACCGTGCCAAATACCTTTTTGTTAGCGAATAAAGTAACTAAGCAATAA